Proteins from a single region of Candidatus Omnitrophota bacterium:
- a CDS encoding nucleoside 2-deoxyribosyltransferase: MNIYLAARYSRREELLAYKADLEAIGHTVPARWLLGEHQVHDGALEVEAATESMPDVARLFAEDDVADLQAADLLIAFSEPPRASGNSRGGRHVEFGMALAWGKPIIIVGPAENVFHTLPQIRRWESWEALMHEDWWDEVNV, translated from the coding sequence ATGAACATCTATCTGGCCGCTCGATACAGCCGAAGGGAGGAGCTTCTCGCCTACAAAGCGGACTTGGAAGCAATCGGCCATACCGTCCCTGCCCGATGGCTTCTCGGTGAGCATCAAGTCCATGACGGTGCCCTTGAGGTGGAGGCCGCCACGGAATCAATGCCCGATGTAGCTCGGCTCTTTGCTGAGGACGACGTAGCGGACTTGCAAGCCGCCGACCTACTGATAGCGTTCTCGGAACCCCCCAGGGCGAGCGGCAATAGTCGTGGGGGTCGCCATGTTGAGTTCGGCATGGCCTTGGCCTGGGGTAAGCCTATTATCATAGTGGGGCCAGCCGAGAATGTTTTCCACACCCTGCCCCAGATACGGCGATGGGAATCATGGGAAGCCTTGATGCACGAGGACTGGTGGGATGAGGTGAACGTATGA